From Streptomyces sp. NBC_01551:
GGAAAAGATCAGGTCCGTCGGGAGGCAGTGCACCTGTCGCGTCCGGCGCCCGGGGTGGACGGGAGGAGCACCTTCGAGGATGATCAAATGGCTTGCGGCCGACGGGGGTTGTGTCCTTCGGTCTTTTGAATGCCTTCCGGGCAGACCGCGCGCGGGCCCTCGAACCGGACGCGATGCGGCGGAGTTGAGCGTCCACAGGACCGACGGCCGATGGGGCATGTGATCCGGCCTTTCAGAGGGTGGAGAAACGACATGGCAGTACCGGACGGTGTATCCGATGCGAACGGGACGGCGGGCGTGGAGGTCACCCGCATGTCGTTCGACGCATTCATGGCCGTCGGCCCCCGGGGGCTGTACAAGGCCGACCGACCCGTGGTGGTCAAGCTGCCGAGCACCGTGCAGGGACTCGGCCGGGACGAAGTGGCGGCGCGCCTGGCCGAGATGACCGTCACCCTCTTCACCGAGCCGGGCGACAAGAACCACCCGGGGCGCTGGGAGACACGGGACATCAAGCTCCGCGAGTTCTTCGCGGACGAACGGCACTTGGCCAGTGCGGACACCTGGCACCGGGTGGTGTCGAACATCCGCGGCAATGCGGCCGACGTGAACGCCGTCGTCGGCTTCGACGCCGAGGAGTTCTTCGGCTACGGCAAATCCCTGTACGCGGCCAACCTGTGGATCAGCCACCGCGGAGTGTTCACCAAGAACCACTTCGACGAGTTCGAGAACTTCAACATCGCGCTCGAGGGACGCAAGCGGTTCATCATCGCTCCGCCCGGCGTGCGGGCCTACTACCCGAGGTCCGTACTGCGCGGGTTCGGGGACAAGTCCGAGGTGGTCGACCTCGACGACGCCGACCTGTTGCGCTACCCGAGGATCGCGGCGAAGCTCGCCCAGCGCCGTGACTTCGTCCTTGAGCCGGGTCACATGCTCTACCTGCCGCTCGGCTGGTGGCACCAGGCCGAGTCGCTGGACGAGATGAACATCAACGTCAATTTCTGGCTCAAGTCCAAGAAGATCCTCCGCAGGCCGCACGTGCTCGGCGTCGCGCTGTACACGTACGCCTACCGGAGGGCCAAGGGCGTCTACAGCTACCAGCCCACCGAGGTGAACTCCTGATGAGCGAGCGCAAGACCATCACCCCGACCCACCGGTACCGCAACAACGACCGGCTGATCGGGGTCGGCAACGCCTTCTGGAACACGTCCTACGAGCAAGGGGTCGCCGGCATAGTCGGCGACCTCGAGGACGGCGTGT
This genomic window contains:
- a CDS encoding cupin-like domain-containing protein codes for the protein MAVPDGVSDANGTAGVEVTRMSFDAFMAVGPRGLYKADRPVVVKLPSTVQGLGRDEVAARLAEMTVTLFTEPGDKNHPGRWETRDIKLREFFADERHLASADTWHRVVSNIRGNAADVNAVVGFDAEEFFGYGKSLYAANLWISHRGVFTKNHFDEFENFNIALEGRKRFIIAPPGVRAYYPRSVLRGFGDKSEVVDLDDADLLRYPRIAAKLAQRRDFVLEPGHMLYLPLGWWHQAESLDEMNINVNFWLKSKKILRRPHVLGVALYTYAYRRAKGVYSYQPTEVNS